From Vagococcus jeotgali, one genomic window encodes:
- a CDS encoding APC family permease → MIVGICVGSGIFFKVGSILAFTGGNVLLGVLVFFIGALCIIFGSLSLTNLASRTTKNGGMVAYFEDFYSNSMASAFGWYQTFLYYPTIAVVVSWAAGIYTTLLLNLPQTIDIQMGIGFLYMLLFYSINIYSKDFAGKFQIISTITKLIPLIGIGLLALFWTKEPPAIPSGVEAVPVSNVGWGWVAALAPMAFSYDGWPIALSISNEVKGGHETMKKALFFGPIIVLAVYLCYFLGLTAILGPEYILSTGEEAVMAVGNMILGSYGEIIILMFILIALFGVINGVTLGHIRMPYALATKDMMPESQKIIQSYEGTKKAHTSALIAFLVSIGWFVIHYTTQRFNLIGAGDVSEIAIVFGYLWYIALYVKVFQMFMKKQITDVFTGFISPILAILGGLIILFGGFHESPYSTAFFFLICSLFCISGFMCYKYNKKHNLEVNHVD, encoded by the coding sequence ATGATCGTCGGTATTTGTGTCGGTTCTGGTATATTTTTCAAGGTCGGTAGCATTTTAGCATTTACAGGTGGTAACGTCTTGCTAGGAGTACTTGTCTTTTTTATTGGAGCATTATGTATTATTTTTGGTAGTTTATCTCTAACTAACTTAGCCAGTCGCACGACTAAAAATGGTGGTATGGTAGCTTATTTTGAAGATTTTTATTCTAACTCAATGGCAAGTGCCTTTGGATGGTATCAAACATTTTTATACTACCCTACTATTGCTGTTGTTGTATCTTGGGCCGCTGGTATTTACACTACCCTACTATTAAATTTACCACAAACAATAGATATACAAATGGGTATTGGATTTTTATACATGCTATTATTTTACTCAATTAATATTTACTCAAAAGATTTTGCTGGTAAATTTCAAATTATCTCAACTATCACAAAACTTATTCCTTTAATTGGAATCGGGCTACTTGCTTTATTTTGGACAAAAGAACCACCTGCTATTCCTAGTGGTGTTGAAGCCGTTCCAGTATCAAATGTCGGTTGGGGTTGGGTCGCAGCTCTTGCTCCGATGGCTTTTTCATATGATGGTTGGCCAATTGCCTTATCAATTTCAAATGAAGTTAAAGGTGGACACGAAACAATGAAAAAAGCTCTGTTCTTTGGACCAATTATTGTTTTAGCTGTTTACTTATGTTACTTCCTTGGACTAACAGCTATTCTTGGACCTGAATATATTTTATCAACAGGTGAAGAGGCCGTTATGGCAGTTGGTAACATGATATTAGGAAGTTACGGGGAAATTATTATCTTAATGTTTATTTTAATTGCCTTATTTGGTGTTATAAACGGGGTAACTCTAGGTCATATCAGAATGCCCTATGCTCTTGCAACAAAAGATATGATGCCTGAAAGCCAAAAAATCATCCAAAGCTATGAAGGGACTAAAAAAGCTCATACATCTGCTTTAATCGCCTTTTTAGTTAGTATTGGTTGGTTTGTTATTCACTATACAACCCAACGCTTTAACTTAATCGGTGCAGGGGACGTGAGTGAGATTGCAATTGTCTTTGGCTACTTATGGTATATCGCTTTATATGTCAAAGTATTCCAAATGTTTATGAAAAAACAAATTACGGATGTTTTCACAGGCTTCATTTCACCTATTTTAGCTATTCTTGGTGGGTTGATTATCTTATTTGGTGGCTTCCATGAAAGCCCGTATTCAACAGCTTTCTTTTTCTTGATTTGTTCTCTATTTTGTATCTCAGGTTTCATGTGTTACAAGTATAATAAAAAACACAATCTTGAAGTGAACCATGTTGACTAA
- a CDS encoding GH92 family glycosyl hydrolase, translated as MLSQIDTRHGTANQHSYSNGNTLPYTGVPFAMNYFAVQSTDQKGSWWFHPEDRTFQGFRLTHQPSPWMGDFSHMLISPVSGELRSTELFFNQGSYRPEAAIFSPHYLEVYSERHRILSQLTGFTYGSHMNFTYKRAGEANGLLITSPGPTSFTKEGNTLKGYITNFSGSEDKELKMYVSMTFSEDITNWKTTIDEKIEEIKGNTYTADNASFYIGFETKDVSQTIDVILATSFISVEQADLNLSRELNKTFAEHKEEACDKWLSYLNRIEVQDRDQDKVKLFYQMMYRSFLFPQTWHEYNDKDEAVHYDTLSKSVKPGYYYTNNGFWDTCRSVYPLYSLIAIEEYEKMLQGFYNAYKNSGYLPKWLSPDERGLMPGTLIDAVIADAAVKGIATDMMPDFLEAMLKSATTSSGKDNYGRQGTIDYLKYGYVPTDYHESVNHTQDYAYSDFCIARVADVLNKVDIKDKYEKQSLNYRNLVDKEYGVLRAKDSQGNPRTPFNPYAWGRDYAEGSAFQNSFAAFHDYQGLINEHGGVERFTEIITELSNSYPIFDVDGYGFEIHEMSEMAAIDFGQIAISNQPSFHLPYLFNYVGQLSTTQMILKELMTRAFKLGYDGYPGDEDNGSMSAWYILNSLGFYPVTPGSGEYAIGISLFDKATIHLSNGKTLIVETENNVAQYHYTKEITLNGSKHESLFFTYDELMNGGEIIYDLALVPPTTTYTSEQLPYSLTK; from the coding sequence ATGTTATCACAAATCGATACAAGACACGGTACAGCTAATCAACATAGTTATTCAAATGGAAATACACTGCCTTATACTGGTGTTCCTTTTGCTATGAATTATTTTGCAGTTCAATCAACAGATCAAAAAGGTAGCTGGTGGTTCCATCCTGAAGACCGTACTTTCCAAGGCTTTCGTTTAACTCACCAACCAAGTCCGTGGATGGGAGATTTTTCTCATATGCTTATTTCTCCAGTATCGGGAGAATTACGATCAACAGAACTTTTCTTCAACCAGGGATCATATCGTCCTGAAGCAGCGATTTTTTCACCCCATTATCTAGAAGTTTATTCAGAAAGACATCGTATTTTAAGTCAGTTAACTGGCTTCACTTATGGTAGTCACATGAATTTTACTTATAAACGTGCTGGTGAAGCTAATGGGCTGTTAATCACCTCTCCTGGCCCAACCTCATTTACTAAAGAAGGAAATACATTAAAAGGTTATATTACTAACTTTTCTGGCTCTGAGGATAAAGAATTAAAAATGTATGTTTCAATGACTTTTTCTGAGGATATTACAAATTGGAAAACAACCATAGACGAAAAAATTGAGGAGATTAAAGGAAATACTTATACAGCTGACAATGCTTCTTTCTATATCGGCTTTGAGACAAAAGATGTATCTCAAACAATCGATGTCATTTTAGCCACTTCATTTATCTCTGTTGAACAAGCTGATTTAAACCTATCTCGTGAATTAAATAAAACATTTGCTGAGCATAAAGAGGAAGCTTGTGACAAATGGCTATCTTACTTAAATAGAATTGAAGTCCAAGATCGTGACCAAGATAAGGTTAAATTATTTTATCAAATGATGTATCGCAGCTTTTTATTTCCACAAACTTGGCATGAATACAATGATAAAGATGAGGCAGTTCATTATGATACATTGAGTAAATCAGTAAAACCTGGTTATTACTATACAAATAATGGCTTCTGGGATACCTGTCGTTCAGTTTATCCACTATATTCACTCATTGCTATTGAAGAGTATGAAAAAATGCTACAAGGTTTTTATAATGCTTATAAAAATAGTGGCTACTTGCCAAAATGGTTATCTCCTGATGAGCGTGGCTTAATGCCTGGTACTTTAATTGATGCTGTTATTGCTGATGCTGCCGTTAAAGGAATTGCAACTGATATGATGCCTGACTTTTTAGAAGCTATGCTAAAAAGTGCGACAACAAGTAGTGGCAAAGATAATTATGGTCGTCAAGGAACGATAGACTACTTAAAATATGGTTATGTTCCAACTGATTATCATGAAAGTGTCAATCATACTCAAGATTATGCTTATAGTGATTTTTGTATTGCTCGTGTGGCTGATGTTCTTAATAAAGTAGATATCAAAGATAAGTATGAAAAACAATCTCTAAATTACCGTAATTTAGTTGATAAAGAGTATGGTGTATTACGTGCTAAAGATAGTCAAGGTAATCCTCGTACACCATTTAATCCTTATGCTTGGGGCCGTGACTATGCCGAGGGAAGTGCCTTCCAAAATAGTTTTGCAGCCTTCCATGACTATCAAGGATTGATTAATGAACATGGTGGTGTAGAGCGTTTTACAGAGATTATCACAGAATTATCTAATTCTTACCCAATCTTTGATGTGGATGGTTATGGGTTTGAAATTCATGAAATGAGTGAAATGGCAGCCATCGACTTTGGACAAATCGCTATTTCAAACCAACCAAGTTTCCATTTGCCTTACTTATTTAATTATGTTGGACAATTAAGTACTACCCAAATGATTTTAAAAGAGTTAATGACACGTGCCTTTAAACTTGGCTATGATGGTTATCCAGGAGATGAGGATAACGGTAGTATGAGTGCTTGGTATATTTTAAACAGTCTAGGTTTCTATCCTGTGACTCCAGGAAGTGGAGAGTATGCGATTGGTATTTCTTTATTTGATAAAGCAACAATTCATTTATCAAATGGAAAAACTCTAATTGTTGAGACAGAAAATAATGTAGCGCAGTACCACTATACAAAAGAGATTACTCTAAATGGTAGTAAACACGAATCGTTATTCTTCACTTATGATGAGTTGATGAATGGTGGCGAGATTATCTATGATTTAGCACTCGTTCCACCTACAACAACGTATACTAGTGAGCAACTGCCTTATTCATTAACCAAATAA
- a CDS encoding IS256 family transposase encodes MTKKKKDQKSAKLAQSIIDAYQPESVEDMQEALKDVFGPMFEAMLRGELDNHLGYENQSRQEKETQNRRNGYGNKKLKTSFGELDIQVPRDRDASFEPEIIPKRSRDVSSIEGKVLSMYAKGMSQRDIASTIEDIYGFTISHDMVSDITDQILPELEEWQIRPLAKCYAFLFVDCMYVTLRENYEVKECAVYTILGYDLKGNKEILGLWLNQTESKNRWMQIFDEIKERGVEDILFISMDGVSGLENGAKAIFPGVVVQRCLVHLVRNALRYVPSKSYKEVCKDMKSFYSASSLKAAQTAFDTFQTKWAVYPGAIDVWKRNFHHVEQLFDYGSAIRKIMYTTNAVESVHSSFRKVTKKGAFPNENALLKLLYLRVKELQSKWEGGHVHNWAMVLNQLTVNDSFSKRVEKYNRY; translated from the coding sequence ATGACAAAAAAGAAAAAAGATCAAAAATCAGCGAAGTTAGCTCAATCAATTATTGATGCCTATCAACCAGAATCGGTTGAAGACATGCAAGAAGCCCTAAAAGATGTTTTTGGACCGATGTTTGAAGCAATGCTTCGTGGAGAATTAGATAATCATTTAGGTTATGAGAATCAGTCAAGACAAGAAAAAGAAACTCAAAACAGACGGAATGGATATGGAAATAAAAAATTAAAAACAAGTTTTGGTGAATTAGACATTCAGGTTCCTAGAGATAGAGACGCTTCTTTTGAGCCAGAAATTATTCCTAAAAGAAGCAGAGACGTTTCAAGTATTGAAGGAAAAGTTCTTTCTATGTATGCCAAAGGCATGAGTCAACGAGATATTGCCTCGACAATTGAAGATATTTATGGTTTTACTATTTCTCATGATATGGTGTCGGATATCACAGATCAAATATTACCAGAACTTGAGGAATGGCAAATCAGACCTCTGGCCAAATGCTATGCCTTCTTGTTTGTCGATTGTATGTATGTCACTCTAAGAGAAAATTATGAAGTGAAAGAATGTGCGGTGTATACAATTCTTGGTTATGATTTAAAAGGAAATAAAGAAATTCTAGGTCTTTGGCTAAATCAAACAGAATCGAAAAATAGATGGATGCAGATTTTTGATGAGATTAAAGAGCGTGGCGTTGAAGATATTTTGTTTATTTCAATGGATGGTGTATCAGGGCTTGAAAATGGAGCCAAAGCTATTTTCCCAGGTGTTGTCGTTCAACGTTGTCTGGTCCATTTAGTTAGAAATGCCCTTCGTTATGTGCCAAGTAAAAGTTATAAAGAGGTTTGTAAGGATATGAAGTCTTTTTACAGTGCCTCCTCCTTAAAAGCGGCTCAAACAGCTTTTGATACCTTTCAAACAAAGTGGGCAGTCTATCCTGGAGCTATTGATGTTTGGAAAAGAAATTTCCACCATGTCGAACAATTATTTGATTACGGCTCAGCTATTCGAAAAATAATGTACACGACAAATGCTGTAGAAAGTGTTCACTCTAGTTTCCGCAAGGTAACTAAAAAAGGAGCTTTCCCTAATGAGAATGCCCTTCTTAAGCTATTATATCTTCGAGTGAAAGAACTTCAAAGTAAATGGGAAGGTGGGCATGTTCATAATTGGGCTATGGTGCTTAACCAATTAACGGTCAACGACTCTTTTTCAAAACGTGTCGAAAAATATAATCGTTACTAA
- a CDS encoding protein O-GlcNAcase, with translation MMILKTIQKALRKYDEVVFTQDFIRIDEEELRILFVGKYFRFQNHESMIDLTLFSKNITWQDNSSTTSPHMTLIHEFSREIGHDGFELLICPELYQIKIKSFNRRGFNYAIKLLSQMIMKQNDSFFIPVLKVKHTPSFSLRGVIEGFYGTPWTHEMRLDCIKWISHERMNTYMYAPKDDDYQRKLWREPYPSSELDRFQELITLADTVQVDFWYMISPGNDINILNKEDLKELENKLQQLIDLGVTRFGLLMDDIDYTLSVPMRKKFSSNADMHAYLINYVYDFLVEQIPQVELVACPTEYDNHMDSYYLMHLTKMVNQNVPFFWTGPSTLARQISESNIKEMSQVYEREMIIWDNVPVNDFEADNELLFLSPYKNRSQALGDKAYQVKGIVLNPMPQWELSKFTVASSAQYMWQTSTFDAVRDFYDVYDLWTNEEEIKHSLDIFCSHFKNRHIEPVRWIDIELAIERGETKVLGRLLEELREVIEKIKTIENNQFQLEISPWIERIKLECELWNTLINEEDSRTKMIVASLEEMTYRVGSNIPLTYYNTHFLNEIEIGN, from the coding sequence ATGATGATTCTTAAAACCATTCAAAAAGCTTTAAGGAAGTATGATGAGGTTGTTTTTACTCAAGATTTTATCCGTATTGATGAAGAAGAACTTAGAATCTTGTTTGTTGGTAAATATTTTAGATTTCAAAATCACGAGTCTATGATTGATCTAACTCTCTTTTCAAAAAATATTACTTGGCAAGATAATTCTAGTACTACTTCCCCTCATATGACACTTATTCACGAGTTTTCTCGTGAGATAGGTCATGATGGATTTGAGCTATTGATATGTCCAGAATTATATCAAATAAAAATAAAAAGTTTTAATAGACGTGGCTTTAACTATGCTATAAAGTTGCTATCTCAAATGATTATGAAACAAAATGATTCATTTTTTATACCAGTTCTTAAAGTGAAACATACACCATCATTTTCTCTTCGAGGAGTTATTGAAGGGTTTTATGGAACACCTTGGACTCATGAAATGCGCCTAGATTGTATTAAATGGATCAGTCACGAGAGAATGAACACTTACATGTATGCCCCAAAAGATGATGACTATCAGCGTAAACTCTGGCGTGAGCCATATCCTAGTTCGGAGTTAGATAGATTTCAAGAATTAATCACCTTGGCTGACACGGTACAGGTCGATTTTTGGTATATGATAAGTCCAGGAAATGATATAAATATACTAAACAAAGAAGATTTAAAAGAACTTGAAAATAAGTTACAACAATTAATAGATCTTGGTGTGACGAGGTTTGGCCTTCTGATGGATGATATTGATTATACGTTATCAGTACCTATGCGTAAAAAATTCAGTTCAAATGCGGATATGCATGCTTATTTAATTAATTATGTTTATGATTTTTTAGTTGAACAGATCCCTCAGGTAGAACTTGTAGCTTGCCCGACTGAGTATGATAATCACATGGATTCATATTATTTAATGCATTTAACTAAGATGGTAAATCAAAATGTTCCTTTCTTTTGGACTGGACCAAGCACTTTAGCTAGACAAATTTCAGAATCAAATATAAAAGAGATGAGTCAAGTTTACGAACGAGAGATGATTATTTGGGATAATGTTCCTGTGAATGATTTTGAAGCCGACAATGAATTATTATTTTTAAGTCCATATAAAAATCGTAGTCAGGCCTTGGGTGATAAAGCCTATCAAGTGAAAGGTATCGTATTAAATCCTATGCCTCAATGGGAATTATCAAAATTTACCGTTGCTAGTAGTGCACAATATATGTGGCAAACAAGCACTTTTGATGCTGTGAGAGATTTTTATGATGTCTATGACTTGTGGACAAATGAAGAAGAAATAAAACATAGTCTAGATATCTTTTGTTCTCACTTTAAAAATCGTCACATAGAGCCTGTAAGATGGATAGATATTGAATTGGCGATTGAAAGAGGTGAAACAAAGGTATTAGGTAGGTTATTAGAGGAGTTAAGAGAAGTAATTGAAAAGATTAAAACAATTGAAAATAATCAGTTTCAATTAGAAATAAGTCCTTGGATTGAGAGGATAAAATTAGAGTGTGAGTTATGGAATACTCTAATCAATGAAGAAGATAGTAGGACAAAAATGATTGTAGCTAGTTTAGAAGAGATGACTTACCGAGTAGGATCTAATATTCCTTTAACGTATTATAATACCCATTTTTTAAATGAAATTGAAATAGGCAATTAA